A part of Desulfobacter sp. genomic DNA contains:
- the katG gene encoding catalase/peroxidase HPI yields the protein MSNNESKCPVTGKTGKRPTGRGTSNRDWWPDQLNLKILHQHASKSNPMGKDFNYAEEFKKLDFQALKKDLHDLMTDSQDWWPADYGHYGGLFIRMAWHSAGTYRMGDGRGGAGSGNQRLAPVNSWPDNVNLDKARRLLWPIKKKYGNKVSWADLMILAGNVALESMGFKTFGFGGGRQDVYEPEEDIYWGTETEWLGDKRYSGDRDLENPLAAVQMGLIYVNPEGPNGEPDALASGRDVRETFARMAMNDEETVALVAGGHTFGKCHGAASPSHVGPEPEGTAIEEQGLGWKSKYRSGKGDDTISSGIEGAWTPNPIKWDSGYFDMLFGYDWNLVKSPAGANQWVPVTPDDKDLAPAAHDPSKRVTTIMTTADLSLRMDPVYKPIAKRFHEDPEAFADAFARAWFKLTHRDMGPRSCYLGPEVPDEELIWQDPVPAVDHELIDEKDIQELKGRILVAGLTVSQLVSTAWASASTFRGSDKRGGANGARIRLAPQKDWQVNQPEQLGAVLETLEGIQKEFNGAQPDKGQSGGKKVSLADLIVLGGCAGVEQAAKNAGREVTVPFTPGRTDASQDQTDAVSFSVLEPVADGFRNFLKTKYSVPAEELLVDRAQLLTLTAPEMTVLLGGLRVLNTNFAQSGHGVFTDKPETLTNDFFVNLLDMSTEWAPSKEDEDIFEGRDRATGELKWTGTRVDLVFGSNSQLRALADVYGADDAQEKFLNDFVGAWNKVMNLDRFDLT from the coding sequence ATGTCCAATAACGAAAGCAAATGCCCGGTAACGGGAAAAACGGGGAAACGGCCGACCGGCAGGGGAACCTCCAACCGGGACTGGTGGCCTGACCAGCTCAACCTTAAAATTTTGCATCAGCACGCTTCCAAGAGCAACCCCATGGGAAAGGATTTCAATTATGCCGAGGAATTCAAAAAACTGGATTTCCAGGCGTTGAAAAAGGATCTCCATGATCTGATGACCGATTCCCAGGACTGGTGGCCGGCGGATTACGGCCACTATGGCGGGCTTTTTATTCGCATGGCATGGCACAGCGCCGGCACATACCGCATGGGGGACGGCCGGGGCGGGGCCGGCTCGGGCAACCAGCGCCTGGCACCCGTGAACAGCTGGCCCGACAACGTGAACCTGGACAAGGCCCGTCGGCTGCTCTGGCCCATCAAGAAAAAATACGGCAACAAGGTTTCATGGGCCGATCTCATGATCCTGGCCGGCAACGTTGCCCTTGAGTCCATGGGTTTCAAAACCTTCGGCTTCGGCGGCGGGCGCCAAGACGTCTATGAACCCGAAGAGGATATCTATTGGGGGACTGAGACGGAATGGCTGGGTGACAAGCGCTATTCCGGAGACCGGGACCTGGAAAATCCTCTGGCCGCAGTACAGATGGGGTTGATCTATGTGAACCCGGAAGGGCCCAACGGCGAGCCCGATGCCCTGGCTTCGGGCAGGGATGTCCGCGAAACCTTCGCCCGCATGGCCATGAACGATGAAGAGACAGTTGCCCTTGTTGCCGGCGGCCACACCTTCGGCAAATGCCACGGGGCGGCCAGCCCCTCCCATGTGGGGCCGGAACCCGAGGGAACCGCCATTGAGGAGCAGGGACTGGGCTGGAAGAGCAAATACCGGAGCGGCAAAGGGGACGACACCATCAGCAGCGGTATCGAGGGGGCATGGACCCCCAACCCCATCAAATGGGATTCCGGCTATTTCGACATGCTTTTCGGCTATGACTGGAATCTGGTGAAAAGCCCGGCCGGCGCCAATCAATGGGTCCCGGTTACCCCGGATGACAAAGACCTGGCCCCCGCCGCCCATGATCCGTCCAAGCGGGTGACCACCATCATGACCACGGCAGACCTCTCTTTGAGAATGGATCCGGTGTATAAACCCATTGCCAAGCGGTTCCACGAGGACCCAGAGGCGTTTGCCGATGCCTTTGCCCGGGCCTGGTTTAAACTCACCCACCGGGATATGGGCCCCCGTTCCTGCTATCTCGGCCCCGAGGTGCCGGATGAGGAATTGATCTGGCAGGACCCGGTGCCAGCAGTCGACCATGAACTCATTGATGAAAAGGATATCCAGGAGCTCAAGGGGAGGATCCTGGTGGCGGGGCTGACGGTTTCCCAATTGGTCTCCACGGCCTGGGCCTCGGCATCCACCTTCCGGGGTTCGGATAAGCGGGGCGGGGCCAACGGGGCCCGTATCCGCCTGGCCCCCCAGAAGGACTGGCAGGTGAACCAGCCCGAACAGCTCGGGGCGGTGCTGGAAACCCTGGAGGGGATCCAGAAGGAATTCAATGGGGCCCAGCCGGATAAAGGTCAGTCCGGCGGGAAAAAGGTTTCCCTGGCCGACCTCATTGTGCTCGGCGGATGTGCCGGGGTTGAACAGGCGGCCAAAAATGCCGGCCGTGAGGTTACCGTTCCTTTCACCCCGGGGCGCACCGACGCGTCCCAGGACCAGACCGATGCGGTGTCGTTTTCCGTGCTTGAACCGGTTGCCGACGGTTTCCGAAATTTCCTTAAGACCAAATACAGCGTGCCGGCGGAGGAACTTCTGGTGGACCGCGCCCAGCTGCTGACCCTGACCGCACCCGAAATGACGGTGCTCCTGGGCGGCCTGCGGGTCCTGAACACCAATTTCGCCCAATCCGGCCACGGCGTGTTTACAGATAAACCGGAGACCCTGACCAATGATTTCTTCGTGAATCTTCTGGATATGTCCACTGAATGGGCGCCCAGCAAAGAAGATGAAGATATCTTCGAAGGCCGCGACCGGGCCACCGGCGAGCTTAAATGGACCGGCACCCGGGTGGACCTGGTTTTCGGGTCGAATTCCCAGCTCAGGGCTTTGGCGGATGTCTACGGCGCGGATGACGCCCAGGAAAAGTTTCTCAATGATTTTGTCGGAGCCTGGAACAAGGTCATGAACCTTGACCGTTTTGACCTCACCTGA
- a CDS encoding transcriptional repressor, producing MADHKKRFDIIIRKLRDKGHKITPQRLAIVRILAKSHDHPSVEDIYSEIKADFPTMSLATVYRNIVLIKSLGEVLELGFPDGSNRYDGNRPYPHPHVVCIKCSKIVDPDLDSLDDMKKEVAAETDFKILNHRLDFFGICSDCMSEKA from the coding sequence TTGGCAGATCATAAAAAAAGATTTGATATTATTATCCGGAAACTGAGGGATAAGGGGCACAAGATCACGCCCCAGCGCCTGGCCATCGTCAGGATTCTGGCCAAAAGCCATGACCATCCCAGCGTTGAGGATATCTACAGTGAGATCAAGGCGGATTTCCCGACCATGAGCCTTGCCACGGTTTACAGAAATATTGTATTAATAAAATCACTTGGTGAAGTTCTTGAACTGGGTTTCCCGGATGGGAGCAACCGATATGACGGAAACAGACCCTACCCCCATCCACACGTCGTTTGTATCAAGTGCAGTAAAATCGTCGATCCGGATCTGGACAGCCTGGACGATATGAAGAAAGAGGTTGCCGCAGAGACCGACTTTAAAATTCTGAATCACCGGCTGGACTTTTTCGGCATCTGCAGCGATTGCATGTCAGAAAAGGCCTGA
- a CDS encoding ribonuclease H-like domain-containing protein, producing MLKNSFQHIPGIGTKTELQLWDFGLREWQDALNGGPYPVPAKRMETLKAHAGESIQQLNTNNPRYFADLLPPKEHWRFFPEFRNSTAYIDIETTGLEAWDTITTIALYDGRGIRYYVQGRNLEDFIEDIRQYTVLVTFNGKTFDVPFIERQFGVRLDHAHIDLRYVLKSLGYAGGLKRCEHELGISRGDLEGVDGYFAILLWADYQQNANEKALETLLAYNIEDVVNLEHLMVLAYNMKLKGTPFAETCGLPRPNGPELPFSPDPGTIARLKKDAVPSFY from the coding sequence ATGCTTAAAAATTCTTTTCAACACATACCGGGCATCGGGACAAAGACAGAACTGCAATTATGGGATTTTGGATTAAGGGAATGGCAGGATGCCTTGAACGGCGGCCCATACCCGGTCCCTGCCAAACGGATGGAAACCCTGAAAGCTCATGCCGGGGAGTCCATACAGCAGCTTAACACCAATAATCCCAGGTATTTTGCAGACCTGCTGCCCCCAAAGGAACACTGGCGGTTCTTCCCCGAATTCCGGAATTCAACGGCCTATATCGATATTGAAACAACAGGGCTCGAGGCCTGGGATACCATCACAACCATCGCCCTCTATGACGGCAGGGGTATCCGCTATTATGTACAGGGCCGGAACCTGGAGGATTTTATCGAAGATATTCGCCAGTACACTGTCCTTGTGACCTTTAACGGTAAGACCTTTGATGTGCCTTTCATCGAAAGGCAGTTCGGTGTGCGCCTTGACCATGCCCACATTGACCTCAGATATGTTCTCAAAAGCCTGGGCTACGCCGGCGGGCTCAAACGGTGTGAACATGAACTGGGCATCAGCCGGGGGGACCTGGAAGGGGTGGACGGCTATTTTGCCATTCTTCTCTGGGCAGATTACCAGCAGAACGCCAATGAGAAAGCCCTTGAAACCCTGCTTGCCTACAATATCGAAGACGTGGTCAACCTGGAGCACCTGATGGTATTGGCCTATAATATGAAACTCAAAGGCACCCCCTTTGCTGAGACCTGCGGCCTCCCCCGGCCCAATGGACCGGAACTGCCCTTTTCACCGGACCCCGGTACCATCGCCCGGCTGAAAAAGGACGCCGTTCCCTCATTTTACTGA
- a CDS encoding transporter substrate-binding domain-containing protein: MRSAILFFAFLFLLLPAAAGAVNQSTATDLLTAEERAWLNRHNGKITIAPDPNDPPLDFFDNLGAHRGLTADYIRLIEKKLGARFKILRMPSWDAVLAAAREKKVQIICTAQRTPERDKFLLFTRPFIRIPEIIVTGTAFKGKASMEDLRGKKVVMTQGYALLELIRHQYPWIDIHTVQRDIDGLLEVSFNRVDAMIIGLTKASHLIEARGINNLRMAGQTDIVLNLGFASQKDLPVLHSILEKGLAAISPEERQEIHRKWISLGAGPFYTQMDFWLVLSSAVGVLTVVIFSVLLWNRTLKRQVTRSTEQLKKELREKTLAQTALHQSEERFKMAMDVTRDGLWDWDIVLNEVYYSPAYASMLGYDSTKVPAHVDSWRSLIHPDDKEEAFRENQNCIDNKCDQFKVEFRMQAKNGEWRWIMGRGKAVKRDETGKALRMVGTHTDITEQRMLEEQIMQSRKMESIGTLAGGIAHDFNNILFPILGHTQMLMTDIPQDSSLRPGVDSIYTSALRAKALVEQILTFSRQEKSEIKQMNIQPILKESLYLLRSTIPATINIRREIEPDCRPIKADPTQIHQIIMNLAANASHAMEENGGTMTVVLKEELLSEVTLLGPHLQPGPYACLAIKDTGRGMDNVTAGKIFDPFFTTKEKTRGTGMGLAVVHGIVNKLGGSIRVESRLGRGSAFYIYFPVEESGAEDLTAVQPPPAPEEGNERILLVDDEAGIIEMEQQLLERLGYRVTAHTSSIKALEAFKHRPDRFNLIITDLAMPDMPGDRLAEELLKINPGAKIIICTGFSKKISLESVEAMGVKALFLKPMLMEEIAGKIRKVLDEK; this comes from the coding sequence ATGCGTTCCGCCATTTTATTTTTTGCATTTCTCTTTTTACTCCTGCCGGCTGCGGCGGGAGCGGTAAACCAGAGCACCGCCACGGATCTGTTGACTGCGGAGGAACGGGCCTGGCTGAATCGGCACAACGGAAAGATCACCATTGCACCGGACCCCAATGACCCGCCCCTTGATTTTTTTGACAACCTGGGCGCCCACAGGGGATTGACTGCCGATTATATTCGGCTGATTGAAAAAAAACTGGGGGCCCGGTTCAAAATCCTGAGGATGCCATCCTGGGATGCAGTCCTGGCAGCCGCCCGGGAAAAAAAAGTCCAGATCATCTGCACGGCCCAGCGGACCCCGGAACGGGACAAATTCCTATTGTTCACCCGTCCTTTTATCCGGATTCCGGAAATCATCGTCACAGGGACGGCCTTCAAGGGAAAGGCATCCATGGAGGATCTCAGGGGAAAAAAAGTGGTCATGACCCAGGGATATGCTCTGCTGGAGCTGATCAGACACCAATACCCCTGGATTGATATCCACACCGTTCAAAGGGATATTGACGGATTGTTGGAAGTCTCCTTCAACCGGGTGGACGCAATGATTATCGGCCTGACCAAAGCCTCCCATCTCATCGAAGCAAGGGGCATAAACAATCTGCGCATGGCCGGGCAGACCGATATCGTCCTTAACCTGGGGTTTGCCTCCCAAAAAGATCTGCCCGTCCTGCATTCCATATTAGAAAAAGGCCTTGCCGCCATATCCCCAGAAGAACGCCAGGAGATCCACCGCAAATGGATCAGCCTGGGCGCAGGCCCTTTTTATACGCAAATGGACTTCTGGCTGGTACTCTCCTCGGCCGTGGGCGTGCTGACAGTGGTGATCTTTTCGGTTTTATTATGGAACAGGACCCTGAAACGCCAGGTCACCAGAAGCACGGAACAATTGAAAAAGGAACTCAGGGAAAAGACCCTGGCCCAGACCGCCCTGCATCAAAGTGAAGAACGCTTCAAAATGGCCATGGACGTGACCCGGGACGGATTGTGGGACTGGGACATCGTTTTAAATGAGGTCTACTACAGCCCGGCCTATGCCTCCATGCTGGGCTACGATTCAACGAAGGTGCCGGCCCATGTGGACTCCTGGCGCTCCCTGATTCATCCCGACGACAAAGAAGAGGCCTTCAGGGAAAACCAGAATTGCATTGACAACAAATGCGACCAGTTTAAGGTGGAATTCCGGATGCAGGCCAAAAACGGGGAATGGCGATGGATCATGGGCCGGGGAAAGGCGGTGAAACGGGACGAAACCGGAAAGGCACTCCGCATGGTCGGCACCCACACGGATATCACCGAGCAGCGGATGCTTGAAGAGCAGATCATGCAGTCCCGGAAAATGGAAAGCATCGGCACCCTGGCCGGGGGCATCGCCCATGATTTCAACAATATTCTTTTCCCCATCCTGGGGCACACCCAGATGCTTATGACAGACATCCCCCAGGATTCAAGCCTGAGGCCGGGCGTTGACAGCATTTACACCTCAGCCCTCAGGGCAAAGGCACTTGTGGAACAGATCCTGACCTTCTCGCGCCAGGAGAAAAGCGAAATAAAACAGATGAATATCCAGCCCATCCTGAAAGAGTCCCTTTATCTCCTCAGGTCAACCATTCCTGCGACCATCAATATCCGCCGGGAGATTGAACCGGACTGCCGCCCCATCAAAGCCGACCCCACCCAGATCCACCAGATCATCATGAACCTGGCGGCCAATGCCTCCCATGCCATGGAGGAAAACGGGGGCACAATGACGGTGGTCCTTAAAGAAGAACTGCTCAGTGAAGTGACCCTGCTGGGCCCCCACCTTCAACCCGGCCCTTACGCCTGCCTGGCGATAAAAGATACCGGAAGGGGCATGGACAATGTAACGGCCGGTAAAATTTTCGACCCCTTTTTCACCACAAAAGAAAAAACCCGGGGAACCGGCATGGGCCTTGCCGTGGTCCACGGCATTGTCAATAAACTGGGGGGAAGCATTCGGGTGGAGAGCCGTCTGGGCCGGGGATCGGCCTTTTACATTTATTTTCCGGTGGAAGAAAGCGGTGCCGAGGACCTGACCGCAGTCCAGCCCCCGCCGGCCCCGGAGGAAGGAAACGAACGGATCCTGCTCGTCGATGATGAAGCCGGTATCATAGAAATGGAACAGCAACTGCTGGAACGGCTGGGCTACCGGGTCACCGCCCATACCAGCAGCATAAAGGCCCTTGAGGCATTTAAGCACCGGCCGGACCGCTTTAACCTCATCATAACGGATCTGGCCATGCCCGATATGCCGGGGGACCGCCTTGCAGAGGAACTGCTTAAAATAAACCCCGGGGCAAAAATCATCATCTGCACGGGGTTCAGCAAAAAAATATCCCTGGAATCCGTTGAAGCCATGGGCGTTAAGGCCCTTTTCCTCAAACCCATGCTGATGGAGGAAATTGCAGGAAAAATACGCAAGGTGTTGGATGAAAAATGA
- a CDS encoding PAS domain S-box protein, with translation MLIINIIDIKNKLDDRPRWWRKPEEKRDLRPDPISPIKLRKTLFLYSALLFLIFSFSLILAITVPVYNRLKEAENSKVVHEAETRAMAVNEWSRRVKDLAFQVTSRTRIRQELEKYNNGQMSLNRLQSFTEPKLSDAMTLSREIIGIIRLDKNGKAVARCGEIFSFQTSPIDYTTPFDISLSRPFRKDSHCRVIVSAPIFNRAKDYLGADLVLIDLCYLKEIVKNRAGLKTGHKILLGVVSKGAVSVLFDARADNREGRENEVIESLLTQAGRGGSGMDNHSLDHVAAYHDLDIDNWGLVVLQDKKELYKPLNTRFLYWGVTAVSVYMAILAGFWFLMSPLANRVLLHTDELKGKIKEKTKYLEKEIKEREQAENSLAATIAKLEDSNEKLRDLTLKLEAAHQLGKSGWWEYDVLNDSFTMAKETYAIYGLNPDRFSLNHETLRSWVHPDSQQHYNESIAALYQKGKTEFQYQVCLPSKEIKWIWAKGHTEYDANQTPVRLFGTFQDITAQKNAEEGLINSQRTLNSIIDFLPDPTFVINGKGEVTHWNKAIEKLTGIKADRILGKGNYEYAIPFYGERRPILVDFALSPNQELESRYAYERRADDRLMFSETCNPNLSENSRYLAGSASPLYDFKGNKIGAIETIRNITQKKIQEQRREKLVGELKQALEKVTTLSGLLPICASCKKIRDDKGYWSQIESYIQKYSEVEFSHGMCPECSDKLYGDQDWYIKMKQKKGIDH, from the coding sequence ATGCTAATAATAAATATCATCGATATAAAAAATAAATTGGATGATCGCCCGCGTTGGTGGCGAAAGCCAGAGGAAAAGAGAGATTTGAGACCGGACCCCATTTCTCCTATAAAACTGCGAAAAACCCTTTTTTTATACTCCGCGTTACTTTTTCTTATTTTTTCATTTTCTTTGATCCTCGCAATTACCGTCCCCGTATACAACCGGTTAAAAGAAGCTGAAAACAGCAAGGTGGTTCATGAGGCTGAAACACGGGCAATGGCGGTGAATGAATGGTCAAGAAGAGTGAAAGACCTGGCCTTTCAGGTGACCAGCCGTACCCGGATCAGACAGGAGCTCGAAAAATATAACAATGGGCAGATGTCCTTGAACCGACTGCAGTCTTTCACTGAACCGAAACTCTCAGATGCCATGACATTGTCCAGGGAAATCATCGGCATTATCCGCCTGGATAAAAATGGAAAAGCGGTGGCCCGGTGCGGGGAAATCTTTTCTTTTCAGACATCCCCAATCGATTATACAACCCCCTTTGATATCTCCTTGTCCAGGCCCTTTAGAAAAGACAGCCACTGCCGGGTCATTGTCAGCGCCCCAATTTTTAACCGTGCAAAAGATTACCTGGGGGCCGATCTGGTCCTCATCGATCTGTGTTACCTGAAAGAAATTGTTAAAAACAGGGCTGGACTGAAAACCGGTCATAAAATTCTTCTGGGGGTTGTTTCAAAAGGCGCCGTATCTGTTCTATTTGATGCAAGGGCAGACAACCGAGAGGGACGGGAAAATGAAGTTATCGAATCCTTGTTAACCCAGGCAGGCCGAGGCGGATCCGGAATGGACAATCATTCACTCGACCATGTGGCCGCATACCATGACCTGGATATCGACAATTGGGGGCTGGTTGTGCTGCAGGATAAAAAAGAATTATACAAACCCCTAAACACCCGGTTCCTTTATTGGGGAGTAACCGCTGTTTCAGTGTATATGGCCATCCTTGCAGGGTTTTGGTTTTTAATGAGCCCCCTTGCCAACAGGGTATTGCTCCATACGGATGAATTAAAGGGAAAGATAAAAGAAAAAACAAAATATCTTGAAAAGGAAATCAAGGAGCGGGAACAGGCTGAAAATTCATTGGCCGCCACAATTGCGAAGCTTGAAGATTCAAATGAAAAGTTGAGGGATTTAACCCTTAAACTGGAGGCGGCGCACCAATTAGGAAAATCAGGGTGGTGGGAGTACGATGTTTTAAATGACTCCTTTACGATGGCCAAAGAAACCTATGCGATTTACGGATTAAATCCGGACCGTTTTTCTTTGAACCACGAGACACTGCGCAGCTGGGTTCATCCGGATTCCCAGCAGCATTATAATGAATCAATTGCCGCATTGTATCAAAAAGGAAAGACAGAGTTCCAATATCAAGTATGCCTGCCCAGCAAAGAGATAAAATGGATATGGGCAAAAGGTCACACTGAGTACGATGCCAACCAGACGCCCGTCCGCCTGTTTGGCACTTTTCAGGATATTACAGCACAAAAAAATGCCGAAGAAGGATTGATTAACTCTCAAAGAACCCTAAACAGCATTATTGATTTTTTACCTGATCCGACCTTTGTAATTAACGGCAAGGGCGAAGTGACTCATTGGAATAAGGCGATTGAAAAATTAACCGGAATTAAAGCGGACCGAATTTTAGGGAAAGGAAATTACGAATACGCCATCCCGTTTTATGGTGAAAGAAGGCCGATACTTGTTGATTTTGCGCTGAGTCCAAACCAGGAATTGGAGAGTCGGTACGCGTATGAAAGGAGGGCGGATGATCGGCTCATGTTTTCAGAGACCTGCAATCCAAATTTAAGTGAAAATAGCAGATACTTGGCAGGCTCCGCCTCCCCGCTCTATGACTTTAAGGGCAATAAAATTGGTGCAATTGAAACAATACGAAATATTACCCAAAAGAAAATCCAGGAACAGCGCAGGGAAAAATTGGTGGGGGAGTTAAAACAGGCACTTGAAAAAGTCACCACATTAAGCGGGTTGCTGCCCATTTGCGCGTCATGCAAAAAAATCAGAGATGACAAAGGGTATTGGAGTCAAATAGAATCCTATATACAAAAATATTCCGAAGTCGAATTCAGCCATGGAATGTGCCCCGAGTGTTCAGATAAATTGTATGGGGACCAGGACTGGTATATTAAGATGAAACAAAAAAAAGGCATTGACCATTGA
- a CDS encoding DUF547 domain-containing protein: MKYILMVLVTALGLALGLATASPGLSAGVDNRIYAQLLKAHVKKGRVDYGGFKREEALFDQYLKILSDTDPKALTRNHRFAFYINAYNAFTIKLILSEYPEVNSIKELGGFFSSPWSKKFISLGGWKVSLDYIEHEVLRPEFKDPRVHFAINCAARSCPPLLNRPYQGERLERQLEEQTRAFINNKRSSFVKEGTLFISKIFDWFEEDFSDNPLLFIRQYAGERLRAELDGAGPEPDITYLYYDWSLNRR, translated from the coding sequence ATGAAATATATTCTGATGGTTTTGGTGACGGCGTTGGGCCTGGCGTTGGGCCTGGCAACAGCTTCCCCCGGCCTGTCCGCAGGGGTGGACAACCGCATTTATGCGCAACTGCTCAAGGCCCATGTGAAAAAGGGGCGGGTGGATTACGGGGGATTTAAAAGGGAGGAAGCCCTTTTTGATCAATACCTGAAGATTTTAAGCGACACAGATCCCAAGGCCCTGACACGGAACCACAGGTTCGCCTTTTACATCAATGCCTATAACGCCTTTACCATCAAGTTGATTCTGAGCGAATATCCCGAGGTAAACTCCATCAAGGAGCTGGGCGGATTCTTTTCCAGCCCCTGGAGCAAAAAATTCATTTCCCTGGGCGGATGGAAGGTTTCCCTGGATTATATCGAACATGAGGTGCTGCGGCCTGAATTCAAGGACCCCAGGGTTCATTTCGCCATCAACTGCGCGGCCAGGAGCTGCCCGCCCCTGCTCAACCGTCCATACCAGGGGGAACGTCTGGAGCGGCAGCTGGAGGAACAGACCCGGGCCTTTATCAACAATAAACGGTCCTCGTTTGTAAAGGAGGGCACCCTGTTCATCAGCAAAATATTCGACTGGTTTGAAGAGGATTTCAGCGACAATCCCCTGCTCTTTATCCGGCAGTATGCAGGGGAACGGCTCAGGGCCGAGCTGGATGGGGCAGGCCCGGAGCCGGACATCACCTATCTGTATTACGACTGGTCGTTAAACCGGCGGTAA
- a CDS encoding glutamine amidotransferase, which translates to MVEPCLLVIKAGGTFPEMARELGDFEDWIIRGLCVPPGRCRVADVERGDALPGPETVLGAVISGSHAMVTEEAAWSLALENWTRRAVAGGMPLLGICYGHQVLARAMGGTVDFHPQGTEIGTVDISCLEACRTDPLFSRLPDTFKGHVVHSQTVTGLPAGAVPLAANTFEPHHAFRIGEVAWGVQFHPEFDESAEQGYIRNLSEKARAQGQDPDQLVAAVRETPHAAALLKGFGELALCN; encoded by the coding sequence GTGGTTGAGCCCTGTCTCCTTGTAATAAAGGCCGGCGGCACCTTCCCTGAGATGGCCCGGGAACTGGGGGACTTTGAAGACTGGATCATCCGGGGCCTGTGTGTGCCACCTGGCCGCTGCCGGGTGGCGGATGTTGAAAGGGGCGACGCTCTGCCTGGACCGGAAACTGTTCTGGGGGCGGTGATTTCAGGCTCCCATGCCATGGTCACCGAGGAAGCAGCCTGGAGCCTGGCATTGGAGAATTGGACCCGCAGGGCGGTGGCCGGCGGCATGCCGCTGCTGGGCATTTGCTACGGCCACCAGGTCCTGGCCCGCGCCATGGGCGGGACCGTTGACTTCCATCCCCAAGGCACCGAGATCGGCACTGTGGACATTTCATGCCTGGAGGCCTGCAGGACCGACCCGCTTTTCAGCAGGCTGCCTGACACATTCAAGGGCCATGTGGTCCATTCCCAGACCGTCACCGGCCTGCCGGCCGGGGCAGTACCCCTGGCGGCCAACACATTTGAACCCCACCACGCTTTCAGGATCGGCGAAGTGGCCTGGGGGGTGCAGTTCCATCCGGAATTTGATGAATCCGCAGAACAGGGGTATATCCGAAACCTGTCGGAAAAGGCCAGGGCCCAGGGACAGGATCCGGACCAGCTCGTGGCCGCAGTCCGTGAAACCCCCCATGCCGCCGCCCTGCTCAAAGGGTTCGGCGAACTGGCCCTCTGCAATTGA
- a CDS encoding CbiX/SirB N-terminal domain-containing protein: MKALVIAAHGSRKKESAVEVAALTEKLAKKAKPEFDLVVHGFLQFSEPFLPGVVEDAVNKGADQVVIFPFFISAGAHIMTDIPELVRACEEKYPGTAFILTRHLGAVQGIEDIILDEVSRG; encoded by the coding sequence ATGAAAGCACTGGTGATTGCGGCACACGGCAGCCGGAAAAAAGAATCGGCTGTGGAAGTGGCGGCTTTAACGGAAAAATTGGCAAAAAAGGCAAAACCTGAATTTGATCTGGTGGTCCACGGTTTTCTTCAGTTTTCAGAACCGTTTCTGCCCGGGGTGGTGGAAGATGCCGTAAATAAGGGGGCGGACCAGGTGGTTATTTTTCCCTTTTTTATTTCGGCGGGGGCCCATATTATGACGGATATTCCTGAACTGGTCAGGGCGTGTGAAGAAAAATATCCCGGGACCGCCTTTATCCTTACCCGGCACCTGGGGGCAGTACAGGGGATTGAAGATATTATTCTGGATGAGGTGAGCCGTGGTTGA
- a CDS encoding GAF domain-containing protein, protein MENHTMYYDTIIKLTTAISQCRDPEEVALISAESVKTAFGAKGCSVFLVDRATRELGLVASSGLSNEYLEKGPIHFMQAIKEARDAVPVAIYDVFDDPRIEYPDAAKKEGIASLLGVPIIAHNKILGALRVYTADPWEFSFNDITLVQAVGLICGMAMDMCRMYKGYKTSIEILKNMRDPKSFSSNKWTPYEGVPTSVDQSICDY, encoded by the coding sequence ATGGAAAATCACACCATGTATTATGACACCATCATCAAACTTACCACTGCCATTTCCCAGTGCAGAGACCCAGAGGAAGTGGCTTTAATAAGCGCGGAGAGCGTTAAAACCGCTTTTGGCGCCAAGGGGTGTTCGGTATTTTTAGTGGACAGGGCAACACGGGAACTTGGCCTGGTGGCCTCTTCTGGATTAAGCAATGAATACCTTGAAAAAGGACCCATTCATTTCATGCAGGCCATCAAGGAAGCAAGGGATGCCGTGCCCGTCGCCATTTATGATGTATTTGACGATCCCAGGATCGAATATCCGGATGCGGCCAAGAAAGAAGGGATCGCATCCCTTTTAGGAGTGCCCATCATCGCCCACAATAAAATCCTGGGGGCGCTGCGGGTATACACGGCCGACCCCTGGGAATTCTCCTTCAACGACATCACCCTGGTCCAGGCCGTGGGCCTGATCTGCGGCATGGCCATGGATATGTGCCGGATGTACAAAGGCTATAAAACCAGCATTGAAATCCTTAAAAACATGCGGGATCCCAAATCCTTCAGCTCCAACAAATGGACACCCTATGAGGGGGTGCCCACCTCTGTGGACCAGTCCATCTGCGACTACTAA